TGTAATCTCATTATTCATTTATTCTGTGCCTCCTCATACATTCTTCCCAATTTAACTTCCAATCCTGAATGAATTACGAAATAAATATTTTAAAATATGGATATGCGATTGACATGGTACCAATAAATGGGACACTGATCTAATTTAGTTAAAAAATAAAATTAGTACACATTTTACCCCTGCGACAAAGATAAGCATTGCTCCCAAAATGTCAAGAGCAAGTCGAGTTCCGCCGGAAGAATACAGAATAAAGAGGTCGGCGGAACTCTTGACATTTTGTCCGCAATAAGCTTGGTCCTCGTCTAAGGGTAAAAATGCAAAGTCATGTTTTGTTTCCATATTAGTTGCAATGAGTGAATTGATTTTTCGAATAATAAATATTTTCAAATTCTAAGGGTGTATAGTATTGAATGGATGAATGCCTTCTGATTGTGTTGTAATAGCCATCTATGTATTCAAACAGAGTGAATCTTAATTGATCCAAATCATCAAATACAGTACCTCTAATGCATTCGCATTTGAGCCTTGAGAAAAATGATTCGGCAATTGCGTTGTCATAAACTTCGTTTTTGCGAGTCATACTTTGTCTATTTCCTTTAATGGCATTTTTGAAATCTTTACTAGAGTACTGCGTTCCTCGGTCAGAATGGACAATCACACTTAATTTATTTTGGATGCATTTCAGTTTTGCTTTATTGAAGGCTGAAATAACCAGTTCGCTTCTCATATGAGTCTGAACATCCCAGCCCACTACTTTATGCAAATAAGTATCAATCCAAGTTGAAAGATAGGCCCATTGGCCATTCTTTAAAGGAATGTAGGTAATGTCACCAACCCATACTTCATTTGGTTTTTGCGCCTTTCCAAAATCAAGAAGTAAATTGGGTGCAGGAAATTTGGTCCCGGTGGAATCAGTTGTTTTTGGAACAAAACTCTTTGGCTGGATTGCTTTCAAATTTTGTTCCTTCATACATTTGCGAATCAAATGGCGGCTAACATTTTTGAATATTTTACGGCTAATTCCATTTTAATTCTACGACTTCCATACCTATTCATATGAGAGTCAAATACGGATTTTATTCGGTCTCTTAATCCCAAATGTTTAGTGGGAGAATCCCTCCTGTGGATAAAATGATACAAAGTATTCCTTGGAATATTCATCATCTTGCAAAGCTTGTTAGTAGGATACACACCGCTTAGACTCTGGATAAATTCAGCTTTTGGTTTCATGTCTGCCGGCTGAAAATGTTCAAGGCTTTTTTTAAAATATCCCTTTCCATTTCAACATCCCTTAATTTCTTACGGAGCTGTTCAAGTTCAGTATAAGGATTATTTGTTCCTGGCTGGACGGAAGCATTCCTGGTAATCCTGATTTGACTACGCCAATTGTAAAGCATTTGCTTACTAACGCCAAGAGAATCAGCTAATTCGCTAGCGTTCCTCCCGGATTCGAGCAAATGAATGGCATTAAGCTTAAACTCGGTATCGTACCTCCTCCTCCGATTGTTTGTCTTTGATTGATCCATAACACAAATTTAAGTTAGATTTGTGTACCATTTTCTTGGACCACTTCACCAGTTTGATTTAATTCTTCAAGCACAATTTAATTAATATGATAACAATTATAAAAAATATTAAATTCTGATATTACACAAATTTTGCTGCCTAAGGCTTAGAAATGAAAATATACATTTTTGGGAGAAAAGTAATTCAAAGTGAGTGACAGGATAGAATTTGCTGAGATATTTTAATACATTTACTTGTTTTGAATATATGCAATTTTTGTGGAAAGCAATGGAAAGTATCAAAAGCTGATATCTAATGAAGTATTTATTTCACGACCAAGACTAGGGCTTTTATCATTTTAAAGCGAATTTGTCTGGAATTTCCCGAAAATCAATTACATGACTCCAAAGAAAAATTCCCGGCTCTATCGAAATTGATGCCGGGAATTTCTTTCAACTAATAAATTTATCTAATAAAACAGTTCTATCATCTATTTATTTTGATTAGTTTGAAATGTTTTATTTTTTGATTGATTTTAACTTTCAAAAAATAAAGACCAGGTGAGTATGCATTTCCAAAGTTGATCTGATTTTCATTTTTATTCATGACCATTTTTTCAACTTCTTTCCCATATTGATCGAAAACCTCCAACTGCGCATTTGAAGAATCAATATTGTCAAGGGTTAATTTGAAATCTTCAGAACTTGGGTTTGGAAAAACTCTGATATTGGAATCGAAATAGTCTAAAGTCTTGGAGGATATATTGGAGGAAATACAAATTCCTTCAAAATACAACTCCGTATTTGAGTTTAATAGATCCCCATTCAAACTATTCTCCACATAGACCATTAATTTACCTTCAATTCCACGATCTAAACATTGTCTTGCTAGAGCTTCCGGTAATGAAATCAAAGAATTAATTTCACACCATTCATTGGGTAAGCCTTCTAAAGGAATTTTAAGAATGGTATGATATCCGATGTATTCTTGAGAAAGGTTTGAAGCTTGAATTGTTTGCTTGCTTGGAACAAATGCAACCACCAACTTTGATCCAAGCTTTGACTCTGTGTCTGCAACTGGTTTAAATCGTATTTTTAGTTGCCGATTGTTTGTAGATAGACAAACATATTTAGATGTAACAAGCCTATCAGATCTATCTAGATTTCCTTTGATAAGGATGCTATTTCTTGGTTGATCTGACTGATTTTGAATCCATTTTGGATTTCCCTCAATAGCATTCCAAAGAAGAGAATCTGAAAGATCATCATTTAAATGATCTAAATCACCTAGAGTAATGCAATTCTCACCATTGGCAAATGATTGAGGTGATGGAGTGCATTGAATATCGAAAGTATATATTCTGCCACTCACTTCACAAATACTTCCATCGTCTTTTTTGCGAGTAACACTCATTCTAATCTTATATATGCCTGATACACCAAAATTATGACATATCAATTGATTACCTACACTTGTTGCGAAAAGTTGATTGCTAGGCAAAATATACCAGTTAATCATGTCGCATGCAGTAAGTTGGAGAGGCGAAAAGCAAGCAATGCATTTGTCTATGACAAGCACCTGGCTTAAACCCGCTTCCATGTCTTCAAAGAAATCAATATAATCGCAGGGACATTCTTCATCACAACCTTTCAAGCTAAGGTGGATTTTACATTCACACGGGATAGCATTATCACAATAACCAGTAAGGATCAAATCGTATTCTCCCCCTGCAGTAATGACTCCAGGAGGTATGATCAATCCGAATGCAGGATATGCCAATGTCGTTCCTGAGGCCACAATGGAGGAAGTATTCGAATTGACCAATATCCATTCAACAGTACTGATCTCACAATCACTTCTGCATAAAAGATTTCCGCTAAATGTCCAAAAACAGTTATCCGGTGGGCAGTCCAATCTTGCTGTATCCCCACAATCCACCATGGTCTTTTGGCTTTTATCCCAATAAAATGAAAGGCCATTAAAGCTTTCACAGTAGCAATCGTCCTCACATTCAACAGTTACAGTATCACACATTTCTAATGTCCAACAAGGTTTCTTTGTAGGATCTCCATTTGGATATTCGGACACAAGTACGCAGATAATGTAAATACCTGAATTTGTATAGGTATGTGACCAAGAACCCGTTGTTGGAGTTGGACTCAATGGTGGTGGAGGAGGATATTCACCAAAATCTGGTGCTGATTCAAAGTAATGGCAATCTCCAAGCTGCGGTGCTGAAATGCTTACATTGCAGCCATTTTGAGTGATTTGGAATCCTTGATTTACCAACGATTTGAAGGTTTGATAATTTTTCTTGTCACAACATTTTTTGCAATCAAGTGAAACCATGCGTCTGATTTTTACCTCATTACAAATTATACCATCATCATTATATTCTACCACATAAATTTCAATCAGGTAGCTCACACTGACATTGCTGTATTGATGCATGAACATCCCACCATTACCAAAAGGGCCATAATCTATGGTACCATCTTTCCAATTGATGTATTTAATTTCATAATGGCAATCATCTGGTAGGGGATCAATATTAATGATGGCTTTACAGTTAAATTTATCCTGAGTTATCGTGATTCCCTGATTTACTAATTTTTCAAAATCCACCCTATTTCCACAACAACTGTCACATGGAAGAATCATGAAAGGTTTTACACATGCACAGGTATCACAGCCACAAATTTTATCAATCGAAAAGTAGTATTCAACCCCAGGTGTAAAAATCGAATAAGGGATGCTGTTGATATTCCAATTGTTGTCTGTTGTTGCAAGGCCTATTGTACCAGAAAGAATGCTGTTGTTTTGCTGATCTGAAATATTCCAGGATACCTCTCTTTGACAAGAATCCGTGCAAAATATGTCACCTTGCAAATTAAATAATGTCGCACTTATAGGGCAAGGAATCTGCCAAGCTACAGGATCATTGCATGGGCTAAATAAATTGAATTCAGAATTGTAGGCATTGAGGGTACCATTTTCTTCACATGCACATGAATCAAGGATGGTGATGCAAACATCATCCACAATGATGAATGAGGTAGAGTCGCCATGATTAATAGCAGATCGATTCCATGGTGAGATCGCGAGATTGGAATACAATTGACTAGGTCTCCAATTAAAAGAATAAGTATTGTTTGAATAAGTAATAGGTGTTGGTGTAATTCCAATATTTTCACATTGTGATCCGCCACACAAATAATTAAAGATACCATTGAAGGCCATAAATCTGACTTGTCCGGGAATCAACTTGTTTGGATCTGGATGTTGACGCGCACAAAACTCAATCTGATAGAGGTATTTAGGATCAAATGAAAAAGTTTGAGCGATGGCTTCTCCAACTACTTGGTTGCCCCACATCAAAGCCGCTCCGGGTCTTCTACATCCAACAGCCGATGCCTGCGGAGTTCGAGATGCATTTACCCAATTGTTTACGTTACCACTGGTTCCAATGTTACCTGAAACAAATCCATCCTCAAATTCAGGGTTGAGCACTAAATTATTTTCACAGAATGACTCACAAAGCAATTGACCTTCTCTACTACAAACACGCGTCTCTTCCATAAGCAATGGATCTTCTGCATAGAAGTCAACCGAAATTTGAATATCAGTACCAACTGTGGAGGGTTGATAACAAAACTTCAAAATGGAGTTTAAGAATCCAGGAGGTATATTTCCTCCATTGTATTGAAGACAAACTTGATTGGGTGAAGGCGAAGAACAATAAGTCCATGATGGATCGTGCATGATGTCAAACATATAAGATCCAGTTATACTCACCTCAATATAAGTAAAATAATCAATTCCACACCTATTGTCTAAACTCAGGACCATACAGCAACTGTCTTCTACATTTTGTGGATCTAAGATCAATACAATATCTTCACAAGGGTCACAACAATGTTCAATATCAAAACAAGTTGTGTCAAAACCAAAACAATGACTACTATCGGAAAGTATAGCATCTGTTGCTATGCAAACCTGTTTTGTGGTCAAAATAGCTGTGTTGCTTTCCAATATTAAACATTGCGAGGACGATGTAGCTCCTGGAGCAAGATTCGGGATGAGATCTAATTGTATTGGATTGCTGTAACCAAAAGAACTGCATGAATGAAACCCAAATCCTGCGGAACTAGTGTGAATATTTATGTAATCAATGTCTTGAGTTCCCTGATTAACAACATTGAAATTCAAGATATACTCATTTGGATTTTGAGGATTGCATATTGCTGTCAAATTAATAATTTCAGCACAATCAATGGGAGGAATAGGTGTACAACGGGCTATGACCGTATCACGACAGACAATTTTTTTGCCCCCTGATTTGGTCATTTCATACCAGACGAATTCAATGAATTGACTATCTAATGCTCCAGGAATACCACTTAGACAGAATTTGAAAAAATCACTGGATATTCCTCCCGGAAGGCCTGGATCGCCTTCGATTGCTAAATTCTGACCCCCTCCAATAATTGATAATCCTGACAATGTATTTGCTTTTGAAAATGTCCATCCTGGTGTCAATATATTTATAGCAACACAAGGCAAAGTGAATCCAACATCATTAGAAAGTTGAATGGTGTAGCAACAGGAATCATCAATACTAATTGTTTCCATCATTGCAACTTCTATTTTGTCACAGCAACTGGAAGTATCAATGGATTCTGCACAATTGCAATAATATTTTCCAATGAATATATCTTCATCTACTGCAGAATAAGCAGTTCCAGTTAGTATCTTTGGAGCAGGATAAAGATTAGTGCTATTGGTCCTTCCAATAATGGAGAATCCCATATTTTGATCAGGCACAATAGACCATACATCATCTTTTCCATTTCCATCTACATGATGTGATTTTACAATTTCACAATCTTGATTTATAAATCCAAAGTACAAATTATGGAAACTGTACCCCTGCACTCCCTCAGTATTGTTGACATTTTTACCTCCGGCAAAATAAATATTTTTGTTTTGATCGACACTAATTTCAGTGATGGCAGTATGTGGATCCATTTCCCTTATACATTTTGCTATTCCCTGTTCATCATATCTTGCAATATAATAGGTCTGTGCAGGTCCAGAAATGTTCGTAAATAGTGGATTTCCTCCACGCGGATCAAAATTAAATTCATAAGGAAATCCATGGTATTTTTCAATAGAAACTGCGAAACCACCTGAATATGCCTCTATGTCACTACTGATACCATGATGCCAACCATTGGGTATTGCAATTCCAAGAATAGGAAAGGCCCAAAGAAAACTTCCGTTTTGACCAAATTTAGCGACAAATGCAGCAGCATTTACATCCGGTCCCCCTGATAAATCAGGATTATTGTCTTGATTAAAATCTACTGAGTTAGAGAAATGGCCGCAAACATACATGCTGTCAGTTAATGGATCAATACTGACTCCAAGAGGGTAAGCTCCTCCGGTATTGTTTGACAATGGAGTGAGTGATTTAACCCAATCTAAATGTCCATCTGAAGCTTTAAATTTGGCAAGATAAAAATCCTGATTTCCTTGATTGTTGATGGATGGAATTGCCATTCCAATCGGATCAAAATTTACAAGCCCAGTAAAAATTCCGGTTAGTACAGGGTTATTTCCTGCATCTAGATCCATATCGGATACAAGCGTCCTTTCATTGTCATTCCCAAAAGCCAATGCCCATTCCAATTCCGGAAGTGCACAAGAAGGCTTATCTTTATATTTTGCCAGGAATACATTGACACCTGTTCCCTTTCTATCAACAGTTTCAAACGATCCTAAACCATCGGGTAATTGGATGGATGGGCTGTTAAATATTCCAGTTAAGTAAAACCCATCTTGAAAATGTTTGATCACAAGTCCTTGATCAGATGCTGCTCCGGAAATCGTAAACTCGTAGCACAAGGAGAAATCAGGATTATATTTTATAACAAAGCAATCTGTATTTGCAGCGACAGCAGATACTTCAGAATTGGGTCCATTGTGATAATGACCGGTACAATATTGATTTCCGTTTAGATCTTCATCGATGTAAAAATCTGAAACATCGGCTAATGTTCCTCCTATGGAAGGAATGTAGGAATCTCCAAATAATTTGAAATATTTTAGTGCTATTTCCTCCTTAGTACAAGATCCACAATCAACGCAAATCGAAAAACAACTGTCTTTTTGAAAGCAAACCCTGCCGTCTATACAAGACTCTTCGAACCTAAGGCAGATTTCAAATTCACCGGATGTTGTATAACTATGCGATAGTTCGACGCTTCCAATTCCATTGTAGTATCCGCTCGTACTTCCATCTCCCCAATCAACCATCATTCTTTGCCACCATCCAATGCATTCATGTTCAATACAGATGGTGCACGAATCTCTAAGCACTTTCACAGGATTATTAATAACCGCCAAAAATGAATTATAATCAAAGCAGCAGCTGTCTATTGGACAGTTTCCAAAATCAATTTGGCTAATGACGGAGTGATGATCAATGACATCAATTTCATAATTAAGTGTAGTTGGAAAATTTTGAATATGTGAATATTTTTGTACTTCGCAAACGATATAATGTCCTATCGGAACATTTTGGAATTTGTAGAATCCATTTGCATCTGTTGTGACAGTTTGCACGATATGACCAGTCTCGTCTTTTAATTCAATGGTCCAATCCTTTCCAGGAGGATCAGTATCGTCCCTTTTACCATCACATTTTAGATCTAGATATTTTTGTCCTACAATAAAATTTGTCGCATTACAACATGTAGATTTAAGCAGCCCTACCCCAGTGATTATTCCTGCAATATTTAAACCCATGGCTACACTATGAAGATTTCTTAACTTGGCTTGCAAGCAATAGTTGCCGCCTGATAAGTAAAATGAGTGAGATGATTGGTGAGAAACAGTACCATCAAATGCAGATTTTAATACGCTTGGAATATCTAAAAGATTTGCGATGACAATTCCTGTTGCAGATTCAATAAGAGAAATTTCTAGCGCGTCATCAGCCAATGCTTGCAAATCTATGGTTACAAAACTTGAATCTTGACAAACACAAAAACAATTTTGAAAGACATAAGGTGTATCAGGAGCTTCGTTGTTGACATCCAAGCTTGAAAATGGGTAGGCAGAGATCCATTGAGATTGACCTGGGAAACCACTCCAAGCCGTATGCGGGGTAATAATATGAGCAGGAAATGGATAAGCTAAACCTGAAACTGGTGCATTCACCAATACCCATTGACTTGTTGCACTTCCTACTGGAAGCAAGCTACTTGAAAATGGATCAAATCCTGTACTAATATTCAACACATTGGTAGCACAGCTATCTTCGCAATGATCCTCACAAACAGGAATTTCAATACATAATTTGGTAAAATTTTCACATTCTAAACCAGATTGTATAAGTGTAGCATTAAAACAAAATTGGTGTAAGTCAGTGAGAACATTAATAGAATATATTTTAATCTTTAAGAGACCTGAACAACTGTCCTTGGATACTGGTGGAATTAATTCAATCTCAGTCGTAGGAGTTAATGAACCATCGGGCTGAATGAAAAATATATTTGGATCACAAGATTCAAGATGAAGCCCTTCTGCTAAATCCAACCCTGAATTTAAGATCATAAATTCCAATTCAAATTTATGCGTATTGAAAGAATCGCAAGTAATCAAAGGGTTTTTTATTTCAACACAACTATCTACTACAGCGCCACATGCTAATAACAGATTGGTATCACATGCTACAGTCGCCTCATCAG
This window of the Saprospiraceae bacterium genome carries:
- a CDS encoding transposase; the encoded protein is MDQSKTNNRRRRYDTEFKLNAIHLLESGRNASELADSLGVSKQMLYNWRSQIRITRNASVQPGTNNPYTELEQLRKKLRDVEMERDILKKALNIFSRQT
- a CDS encoding IS3 family transposase, with the translated sequence MKEQNLKAIQPKSFVPKTTDSTGTKFPAPNLLLDFGKAQKPNEVWVGDITYIPLKNGQWAYLSTWIDTYLHKVVGWDVQTHMRSELVISAFNKAKLKCIQNKLSVIVHSDRGTQYSSKDFKNAIKGNRQSMTRKNEVYDNAIAESFFSRLKCECIRGTVFDDLDQLRFTLFEYIDGYYNTIRRHSSIQYYTPLEFENIYYSKNQFTHCN
- a CDS encoding T9SS type A sorting domain-containing protein — encoded protein: MKKLLKLHYSILIMTLVLISKASGLEYQCKYQCPYLNDTPSIPKDASNEYFKYYWGKTLNQSFSKCFVHSSGDYFLLGRSNSNPTLTRISEQGSLLFNVMVPQQGEWNNFIFFGESIYLVGYTGTYGSGSDQLIGKCNLDGIFSYIHPYDHTADERINQIVEFGSDPNNPFVLISVERYGGIEYTAVSKMNTEGILSQRKTIGSETLNQNFSLAVSQIPFPAQLTMSGYYGDKAAFVRLDQNLNFINNSVSYYDIPSSYLDVKSISTGFEMYENISCGIYNSRGFFQTVNGSFRFNELESIDQIVRISNSEYLLVGTGIARNRRRSIISKITVGQNQLNVQWNKFLDNGENLFLKGFLTRKSTDKYVYVDGRTPVTNGFGQQDGFISVDNLNFENCLTSSNSLTVSPFTPGTNSQTLPVVPRTSGTRNSLNTILLSDHELFEICKISCDVSIQASQSGCKSFEFSASTSALNPTYQWDFGEPGSSMNTSTFSHPSHSYGSCGVFRVCVTVTDANCSSSTCINNVVQDLVPPSITCPPDRIQNYSVSIHPNQTGNPSTQDNCGRVSVPTYLDTENKTNPCTTIVKRTWSVNDLCGNTNSCIQTIIRIDNSAPVIQCPVDITIQSIVNSNPTYTGNATATDLSDLNPTITYVDSQINLPDGSITIERRWEAIDDCGHKASCLQTIRVEPAIVLNPFCGEAIITKYSGTRVSNNPTANTFKILNIKDKTGHNKILGPTSPAFQSTEFPHWNALNTGEIFGTTIDHASFVYLASTIIYPVNYFGMNTSNTGGEIYRVDPSTGVIQLYVRLPNLGKGLGNISYYKSISGRNFIFATNWEDGKIYRIDLDAHNGNPTSSSNYNSYDPFTRDASGNDIAPPGELIWGIAANPIDNRLYFGRWMQNGGEVGSPNNCIQCNPVFNSGLGSNEIWSIALNDDANFSSIERREITLTQVHTIASLTSLISNPVSDISFGCNGQMLVSERSMCCPDESGAHRARLMQYLQSSGSWNLDRTYHVGPQGSSGSNCSGGNDYGYASFASTPPLTLPTADVDVWSTVDAIHNVYGASGIPSVGNSSAHIDAYLINNTIFGGQSKRLMGDIEVFKCGCDEDVSSGFPCDSIMVMADTISQNQACIDPSIITGNPCTNEYNPVCGCNGILYNNACEAREAGVTTYLMADSCQSGSIPSADQCCYTLDFNLKGLSLYAVGAVILTPGVGFTSTMISYPNLSLLPLGSQEFLITRNTPGRQGLAPGTYDDLVKFCLSGVTDPSHYPQCVLINYYELDAVDKPVVVCTDTLKFYCPPPASSDSCLELKNVEIACNPENDGEYILSFQIKNLSQLYASQLGLTSCTDEIGFGSSALQNMNINLTDILKPDSCSSTIQLIVKPDEAISDITEFCFQLSLIADGMYCNILDKVCLPLEPCCTPCEEIYISGRNISNDTSCCFALDLTNNCNIPFFGKIEIECTDPTISLISTSTSAPWFFPIPPTPQSVCLDYPAAAIPAGYHAGIVEFCIDSVKESLGCWTKIEGGGGYTLGLKTDGSLWAWGQNSSGQLGIGNNVNQNTPMRVGTDNDWKEISGGNHFALALKNDGSLWSWGYNFEGQLGLNDNFNRNVPTQVGSDLDWKYIHAGGYTSYAIKNNGTLWAWGNNQYGQIGDGTYTTRKEPVPIGSAMDWKKLSSMGYHVMALKNNGSLWAWGRNNFLQLGDGTNTTRTTPTLIQPGTTWLDIAASWESTIGIRDNGTRWAWGRNQYGQLGDGTYTNRIIPVQVGTTNTWESVSSGVEHFISQQNDESLWLWGNNTRGQVGNATVLNALSPTQLSTSTDPNQYSIGGSHSMYLDADGNLHIWGQNYFGELGNGTNVDQLTPITLDCPPETILASTLSNFFTIKFYQTDEATVACDTNLLLACGAVVDSCVEIKNPLITCDSFNTHKFELEFMILNSGLDLAEGLHLESCDPNIFFIQPDGSLTPTTEIELIPPVSKDSCSGLLKIKIYSINVLTDLHQFCFNATLIQSGLECENFTKLCIEIPVCEDHCEDSCATNVLNISTGFDPFSSSLLPVGSATSQWVLVNAPVSGLAYPFPAHIITPHTAWSGFPGQSQWISAYPFSSLDVNNEAPDTPYVFQNCFCVCQDSSFVTIDLQALADDALEISLIESATGIVIANLLDIPSVLKSAFDGTVSHQSSHSFYLSGGNYCLQAKLRNLHSVAMGLNIAGIITGVGLLKSTCCNATNFIVGQKYLDLKCDGKRDDTDPPGKDWTIELKDETGHIVQTVTTDANGFYKFQNVPIGHYIVCEVQKYSHIQNFPTTLNYEIDVIDHHSVISQIDFGNCPIDSCCFDYNSFLAVINNPVKVLRDSCTICIEHECIGWWQRMMVDWGDGSTSGYYNGIGSVELSHSYTTSGEFEICLRFEESCIDGRVCFQKDSCFSICVDCGSCTKEEIALKYFKLFGDSYIPSIGGTLADVSDFYIDEDLNGNQYCTGHYHNGPNSEVSAVAANTDCFVIKYNPDFSLCYEFTISGAASDQGLVIKHFQDGFYLTGIFNSPSIQLPDGLGSFETVDRKGTGVNVFLAKYKDKPSCALPELEWALAFGNDNERTLVSDMDLDAGNNPVLTGIFTGLVNFDPIGMAIPSINNQGNQDFYLAKFKASDGHLDWVKSLTPLSNNTGGAYPLGVSIDPLTDSMYVCGHFSNSVDFNQDNNPDLSGGPDVNAAAFVAKFGQNGSFLWAFPILGIAIPNGWHHGISSDIEAYSGGFAVSIEKYHGFPYEFNFDPRGGNPLFTNISGPAQTYYIARYDEQGIAKCIREMDPHTAITEISVDQNKNIYFAGGKNVNNTEGVQGYSFHNLYFGFINQDCEIVKSHHVDGNGKDDVWSIVPDQNMGFSIIGRTNSTNLYPAPKILTGTAYSAVDEDIFIGKYYCNCAESIDTSSCCDKIEVAMMETISIDDSCCYTIQLSNDVGFTLPCVAINILTPGWTFSKANTLSGLSIIGGGQNLAIEGDPGLPGGISSDFFKFCLSGIPGALDSQFIEFVWYEMTKSGGKKIVCRDTVIARCTPIPPIDCAEIINLTAICNPQNPNEYILNFNVVNQGTQDIDYINIHTSSAGFGFHSCSSFGYSNPIQLDLIPNLAPGATSSSQCLILESNTAILTTKQVCIATDAILSDSSHCFGFDTTCFDIEHCCDPCEDIVLILDPQNVEDSCCMVLSLDNRCGIDYFTYIEVSITGSYMFDIMHDPSWTYCSSPSPNQVCLQYNGGNIPPGFLNSILKFCYQPSTVGTDIQISVDFYAEDPLLMEETRVCSREGQLLCESFCENNLVLNPEFEDGFVSGNIGTSGNVNNWVNASRTPQASAVGCRRPGAALMWGNQVVGEAIAQTFSFDPKYLYQIEFCARQHPDPNKLIPGQVRFMAFNGIFNYLCGGSQCENIGITPTPITYSNNTYSFNWRPSQLYSNLAISPWNRSAINHGDSTSFIIVDDVCITILDSCACEENGTLNAYNSEFNLFSPCNDPVAWQIPCPISATLFNLQGDIFCTDSCQREVSWNISDQQNNSILSGTIGLATTDNNWNINSIPYSIFTPGVEYYFSIDKICGCDTCACVKPFMILPCDSCCGNRVDFEKLVNQGITITQDKFNCKAIINIDPLPDDCHYEIKYINWKDGTIDYGPFGNGGMFMHQYSNVSVSYLIEIYVVEYNDDGIICNEVKIRRMVSLDCKKCCDKKNYQTFKSLVNQGFQITQNGCNVSISAPQLGDCHYFESAPDFGEYPPPPPLSPTPTTGSWSHTYTNSGIYIICVLVSEYPNGDPTKKPCWTLEMCDTVTVECEDDCYCESFNGLSFYWDKSQKTMVDCGDTARLDCPPDNCFWTFSGNLLCRSDCEISTVEWILVNSNTSSIVASGTTLAYPAFGLIIPPGVITAGGEYDLILTGYCDNAIPCECKIHLSLKGCDEECPCDYIDFFEDMEAGLSQVLVIDKCIACFSPLQLTACDMINWYILPSNQLFATSVGNQLICHNFGVSGIYKIRMSVTRKKDDGSICEVSGRIYTFDIQCTPSPQSFANGENCITLGDLDHLNDDLSDSLLWNAIEGNPKWIQNQSDQPRNSILIKGNLDRSDRLVTSKYVCLSTNNRQLKIRFKPVADTESKLGSKLVVAFVPSKQTIQASNLSQEYIGYHTILKIPLEGLPNEWCEINSLISLPEALARQCLDRGIEGKLMVYVENSLNGDLLNSNTELYFEGICISSNISSKTLDYFDSNIRVFPNPSSEDFKLTLDNIDSSNAQLEVFDQYGKEVEKMVMNKNENQINFGNAYSPGLYFLKVKINQKIKHFKLIKINR